In Rhea pennata isolate bPtePen1 chromosome 8, bPtePen1.pri, whole genome shotgun sequence, one genomic interval encodes:
- the LOC134143760 gene encoding LOW QUALITY PROTEIN: olfactory receptor 6P1-like (The sequence of the model RefSeq protein was modified relative to this genomic sequence to represent the inferred CDS: inserted 1 base in 1 codon), translated as MYFFLGNLSSVKTCCSSTILPQLLASFLTGDRTISAQGCMTQLYFFIGFAVTECFLLAAMSYDRYLAIRQPLLYASLRTWKVCLLMAAGSWLXGLVFSVVATVFSSRLKFCGPAATDNFFSDFTPLLELACTDTSVVKIVTFILTLLDSVFPFLITLASYVSIIIAILRIPSSMGSQKAFSTCSSNLTVVTVFYGSLIIVHMLPRTPRLRQLNKVFSFFYTILTTLVNLLTYSLQSKELRKALRKALRKDLGGTQGSCQLTWAQTTSNFYKAKYCVLQDLFRSVRP; from the exons ATGTACTTCTTCTTGGGCAATCTGTCCTCTGTGAAGACCTGCTGCAGCTCAACCATCCTGCCCCAGCTGTTGGCCAGCTTCCTGACTGGAGACAGGACTATCTCTGCTCAGGGTTGTATGACTCAGCTCTATTTCTTCATTGGTTTTGCAGTTACAGAATGTTTCCTGCTGGCAGCCATGTCCTATGATCGGTACTTGGCCATACGCCAGCCCCTGCTCTATGCAAGCCTCAGGACCTGGAAGGTTTGTCTCCTGATGGCAGCTGGGTCTTGGC GGGGTTTGGTCTTTTCTGTAGTAGCCACTGTCTTCTCATCAAGGTTAAAGTTCTGTGGCCCTGCTGCAACTGACAActtcttctctgattttacTCCTTTGCTGGAGCTCGCGTGCACTGACACCAGTGTAGTTAAAATAGTAACTTTCATCCTGACTCTCCTGGATTCagtcttccccttcctgatCACGCTGGCCTCCTACGTGTCCATCATAATTGCCATCCTGAGGATCCCCTCCAGCATGGGCAGCCAGAAGGCCttctccacctgctcctcgAACCTCACTGTCGTCACTGTTTTCTATGGCTCCCTCATCATTGTCCACATGCTGCCCAGAACCCCCAGACTCAGACAGCTCAACAAGGTGTTCTCCTTCTTCTACACCATCCTCACCACCCTGGTCAATCTCCTCACCTATAgtctgcagagcaaggagctcaGGAAGGCCCTGAGGAAAGCACTCAGGAAAGATTTGGGTGGTACCCAGGGCTCATGCCAGTTGACATGGGCACAAACAACTTCTAACTTCTACAAAGCCAAGTACTGTGTACTGCAAGATCTCTTTAGAAGTGTGCGGCCTTGA